The segment AAGCCAGAACCTTTAAACTtgtgtaataaaaaatattacccAATAGGGGGTTAGAGAAGGTCAATAGACAATACACCAACTTAAGCTTCCCTCCAATGAGTAGAGTATATAATGGTATTCAGACAATAATGAATTCCACTCACACAGCAACAGCCAATCACCAAATCTATGAGGAATAAGAAACCAGTCATCTGCAGAAGGGTCAAGATCAAGAATTGACAAAGAATTGGAATTTAGGGAGACCAAGAAACTGATACTCAGTAAATGAACTGAATTGGGTCTCCAACATAAGAATTTTTCTATGCActaaaggaaattaaaaataaaaagagaccCAAGTACCAGACTTCAGTGTTGATCAAGGAAGTGGAAATTCCAAAGCATCAAACAACACCCTTTATGGAAAACACAACAGACAACTGAAGATTGTGAACATCATAGACTCCCATTGATGGGATATAGCTGAAAGAGATTTGTGAGTTTGGGCTGATGAGTTGTAATTGTATGAGAATTATAAGATATTGAATggaaaagacaataaaataaaaaaacatttaaaggACCATCTATATCTGCAAGTCAAAGCCCATTCGGGGTTTTACTGTGATTGCTTCAAAGTTGGACGTGTAGGAAAACATGTTGATTATAGTACACGCTTTCTTTCAGTCTAAAAGAATATTGAATTTTAGTACATAGTAAATGTGaaacactttctttttttttcttttttttttataaggtgaAACACTTTCACGATTAGCTTTGATTGGTTATGGTAAATGTGTAAATATTCCATACTTCTAGTGGCAATTTGTTTTtggggagttttttttttttttgatagaggGGAGTTGGTAGATCGTTTTGTGATCTACTGGCTTGACCAGATTCGGCTGATTACTAGATGATGCAATGTCACATGATCCACGTGCTTCTCCCTTTGGACCGTTAAATgggcgaaaatgggtaattacccatcaAAAGCAAACTATATAGTTAAGAGGACCGGTTTACAAACTATATGGATTTTTAGCAACTCGAGCCTTAAAGGCTCGATTTTGGGCCCCTAAATCGAGCCTCTGATGctcgattttcatgggttgTTCCTCTCCAATTTGGCACTTCTTCCAGGTGGCGtctacatggaaatcgagtctctaagactcgatttacatttaaaaaaaaaaccacaagggCAGCACCAACGTCTACATcacataataaacaaaaaaaaaaaaaaaaaaaaaacccagagagttcatcagagaagaaagaaaaaaaaaaacccgtgCGACCTGGGTCGCGGTGCGACCTGGGTTCGCCGCGCGACCTGGGTTCGCCTCGCGACCTGGGTCGCGGTGCGACCTGGGTTCGCCTCGCGACCTGGGTCGCGGTGCGACCTGGGTTCGCCTCGCGACCTGGGTCGCGGTGCGACCTGGGTTCGCCTCGCGACCTGGGTCGCGGTGCGACCTGGGTTCGCCGCGCGACCTGGGTCGCGGTGCGACCTGGGTCGCGCGGCGACCTGGATCTATCGCGCGCGGCCTGTGTCGCCGGCCTGGATCTGGTGCGGCCTGGGTCAGCTTGAGCTGATctccaattcttcttcttcttctctttctttttttttttttctttctttctgcgTTTTTTTCTGCTGTTTCTGCATTTTGGgtcattaatattttatttttgggttagaaatcgagtcttagagactcgatttccacgtaGACGCCACCTGGAAAAAGTGCCAAATCAGAGACGAATAACCCATGAAAATCGAGCATCAGAGGCTCGATTTATGAGTCCAAAATCGAGCCTTTAAGGCTCGAGTTGCTAAAAATCCATATAGTTTGTAAACCGGTCCTCTTAACTATATAGTTTGCTTTtgatgggtaattacccattttcgcccGTTAAATGCTTGTTTCTTGAGTTCCGGGATTCCTTCACTAAAAGAGACTTTGAGTTTGAAAAACTTGGAAAATATTCCCTAATTCCCTTTCTATCTCTCTTTATTCACATTtttagttttggattttgaacATTTGTTGGCCCCATTTGTGGATCACACCACGCATCAAACTggagctaatatatatatatatatatatatacatatatatatttatttattttttttccaaattagtACACtactttcaattttattaaaacCTTTGTATAGGCAAGATCaactaaaaacttattacttatgaGTGATGGACTAAAAACTACGATGATTATTTTAGCTCACAAAAAtacatattcataaaatatgAGGCTTTACTTAATGATAGTGGAGATTCATCGCCTCATATGACTCTCTTTATCTTAGGTGAGTTTTCTTCGCCTTGAAGAGGTGATGGGACAAGGATGAGATTTGCTTGCCCCACCCaaatgtgtatgtatatatttttcttttttctttttaaagcagGATAGatattatcacaacaaattttaagttgtGGGTTGTTATGGGTagtcaaaaaagtaatttaagttatagattcaaattataaccaataactacttatcacctatgatttgttgtgaaaaatgttatgaacatagCACTCCTCTATAAATTAACCAACATTGTCCCCAACTGTAGCTGGGTTGAGTCTAGAACAATACATTCCCAACAAATCAACATACACAAGGGGTACAATAGAGGAGGGGGATACAAAATGTAAAGAAACATTATCTTGGGATGATCCCAGTCTAGCTCAGGCATCAGCGTAACGGTTGGCTTCTTTGAAACAATGAAACATCCTAACTTGAGGCAACTGCAATAGCATATCCTTGTAATGGTCAATAAAGCTAAAAAGATCCACATTAGAATTGATATTGCTAACAACTAGGGAAATTGTTACAAATGCATCAAGTTCAACTTCCAGCATGATATATTCTTCTTTattaacatatatttaaataatttatatagaatttaatatttattatgaatgtcctacatttatttgtttttatgaagATTCGATTACTATCTCCTAAAATACCTCCAACTTGCCTTGCCTCTTACTTACTCTACTCTTGCCTCAAAGAGGGAAAAAGACACTTCTGATTCAACAAAATCTCATCCCATTGTCATTcctaatttataataaaaacaaataacaacatATTAGAGTCAAAAGCTTATCAAATATACAAGTTTGTTCATTCTTCAATCTCAAAAGTATGCATGATTTTTAAATACTACTCATTttgaatgaaataaaagaaacataGTAAGTTGGGGAAAGAGAATTTGAACTATGGACATTGTAAACACAACATTTCTCAAagtttgaaaatcaaacaaattgaaaagtgttctacaaatataattttgtattaattgaGTAGTAAGTAAAATCtctattttgattattttacaacataatAATTCTCTGATTCTATCTTCTTTGAACTTTACTTGAAAAAGAAATCTTCTTGACTTTGGTTGGAAGATGGATCGAACGGTCTTCACAACAAATCTAGCTTTGAGCTTGTTAGAGATTTGTTATTCTTCAAGTTCTTTCAGTATTTCGAATGTTATTCAAGTTCTTTGAAGATTCTTGAGACATAATTTCTACAAAGCTTGGGCTTCTTAAAAACTTGGTATTAAAAATGAGAGGGAATGTCCTGTATTTATAGTGGTTTAAGAGGATGAACTCCACTTTGAATTGATATGCTTAAAGAAATGTAGTAGACTCTGATTGGCCCAAATTTTGCTTAGAGATAGttatctctatttatctatttGGATAAAGATCATATGTTGATTCagataataatcaacaaagataaataattatctctattttatttatttattttgataaagataattatccatcaattttgaatataaaattatctgtattttatttatttattttaataaagataattatccatttattttgaataggaaatttatctttatcttgtgAGCCAAATGACACGTCGCAAATTTCAATATGCCAATGTAATATCAATTTGGATGACACATGTGttcatttgatttaattaatttaatgatatattaATTTGGAACTAGCATATAACCCATGCGAATGAATGgatgtatttaaaattaaacacagtTTTTATCACAACAATataataattagtcaaattattacttaaaaaaagtaaacatagtagtcacatattaaaattcttacctaaatttaatactacttatgataattttttttcctaatttttaataagatagaacttgtggtgatctttgttgtatggtgatttttattgagcatatgtgattggttttttttttttttttttttaatttatttatagttcattaatattagattcttagtattttacactcattaactcatttggcacaaagattaaaatagttttaataaaaaaaatattaaaaaacttaagtggacacatgacacaaactTAAGTAGATAATTATGGTATGGTCCCCATGTAAATTTAGACATATGAcgcaaaattggattctaatttcaaattctaattgaactttttttgggttttgcctattaatatataaatagatttgttactaaattttttatatgacaTTTTATAATTTGCCTAAAATTTTGCCTCTTACAGACATCTTTttgaaaaacactaaaaaatacaaattgaaTTATAAGACTCATGTCAAGTGAGTTCAAATTTAAAGAAATGTAGTTTTTTCCTCCCCTAAGTGAAGAAGaaagtaaattaaaatataaagttaatatgggtttttatttaatagagTTAAGATGGGAAGTTTGATAgataaatgattttatattttgaatctctcatatattttttgtaatgataaaaaattggaaaaaaaaaagcattttttcttttaccaaaacaagatagtaattttttagataatttaatatttcataTAACCATAGCAATCACGAAATGCCgttgcattaatttatttttattaaataaaaaaattgaattcaacatatcatttgtttgaatttgatgatgtcataattatataataatatgattTAGACAATTAGTTAGATGAACTTGATATTAATAATGATTCAGTAGTACAAGACAAGTATCATGTGAACAACTAACAACCATGTACAAATTATGAAATCTCTCTACCCTAACAAAAGGTGTGTTTTTCTCTCCCCCAGTATGAAATTCCAAATGAAGAatggtttgttttgttttttattgacAAACTTGATAGTAATTACTATTCTTTTATTATGGATTGTAGGACCATCGTTGGCCTAATTCCTCAAGTGAAGATATGACACTGCTTTAAAGAAGCCAACAAGTACACGAACGCTCTAACTAAGAAGAGCCCATTCATCCAACAATCCAACAAgactttattgtttttaataatttgcCTGTGGACATTGCTAtgcctttattttttgattGCTCTGGTGTGTATTATGAGAGGATTTGTCCTCATAACTCTGTAGCTTCTCTTTAGTTCTATGATAGTTGTTatttacccccaaaaaaaaaactatttacaacaatttcaTGGTATTGGGCCGAGGCACAACAATTAACGGGCTTCATTAGCCCACACTCAGTGTTGAAGCCCTGCTGTCACGCATATAAGCCCATGGACCTTTTTTTCTGGAATTGACGAAATCGCCCTTcaacttttttccattttcctcCTCCGAGTTCGTATATAAATCCAATCACAACCAAACCCTGAAAACCCTAGCTCCTCTTTTCTCAGACCCGCCTCAAGTCCTCCAAGCTCAAGGTAACAAAACCCtagccctctctctctctctctctctctctctctcattgagCTTTCTCTAACATGTTAATCTGTAAGTATAATCGATCACTTTCACTCATTCATTGAATCACACAGAACACTTTCTGAATCTTTGATATTTTTAGgtgatgatattgtttttgcttttctttcattcattttccaTCGACAATACAAAACCCagatttcaaattctttattttatatgtatatgtgtgtctCTGTGCGTGTTGCTTGGAGTTcatggtttttgttttcatatgtGTTTGTTTATGCATAGAGTTATAGTGTGTTAATAAGTCTGTATATGCATATGTATAAGGGCTTGCTATTGTATTGTGGATCTGAGTTTTGCATATTCCAAGTGTTTGTGAATATATATGAGAGCCCATGTTAGTATTTGTTCTTTTATATGGTTTTAATGAAAGATTCTTTGGGGATTTAGTAGgtatgacaaatttttttgttgaatgagGGTTGCTACTTGTTTTTTGCGCAGATTTATAAGAAGGATATATGTTATACTTTTGAAAACCCAACTGGGTTTTGTTCATGAAAGCTTTCTATATGTAAAATAATTCACTTATCTTTTTGGAGAGGTTTTACTTTTACCTTTATAAATCAATGAATTTGCTTGTTGAAGAGCATTAATATAGTTTAAAGACTTCATTGATTATAGGAAATGATAACGGAATGAGATAAATGTTATTATAACCAAAATGTACCCTTGAAATTGAATGTCAAGAAATCTCAGCCTAATGTATGGACACAATCAGCTAATCATAATGAATAACTTCAGGTTTTAATGAAGCAAATTTGCATGTacagtcatttgtaattttgttttggtttgataagTGAGAAGGCTTTAATGTAGatgaacatttaaaaaaaattgtgattttctAAGCAGTTAAATGTTCGTTCAAAATTGGCTGATTACAGTAAATAACTTCAGAATGTAATGTGTCAAATCTGTGGGTGCAGAATGCTGTGATTTCGGTTTGATTATacattatttgaattttgacttTATTAGCAGGTAATGGCTCCAAAACAGCCAAATACTGGCCTCTGTGTGGGCGCAAATAGAGGCCACATTGTGACTAAGAAAGAATTGGCTCCTCGTCCCTCTGATCGCAAAGGAGTAAGTTGATTCTGTTCCATCCATATCTTTATAGGGTCTGAATCTTCATTGTTTGTATACCTCCAAGTTGTGGGACTTGTTAAAGCAAAATAGGCCATTGATTTTATTATCTTAGGGAAGATGTTGCCTTGGGTTATGAtttctttttgtgcatttaAATCTGAACTTTAAGATTTTTACATGGCATTACCTGTTAATATGATCTCGTTCCATTGTTTTTACCAAATGTAGAAAACCAGTAAAAGAGTCCTCTTTGTGAGGAACTTGATCAGGGAAGTTGCTGGATTGGCACCATATGAGAAGAGGATCACTGAGCTTCTTAAAGTTGGAAAGGATAAGCGTGCTTTGAAAGTTGCCAAAAGAAAGTTGGGCACTCACAAGAGGGCAAAGAAGAAGCGTGAGGAAATGTCTAACACACTCCGCAAGATGAGGTAAGTCTATTATCAAGcctccaaaaattttaaattctgaGTTCTGTTTCAGCCTACTATAATTTTATTGAGCATTGTTTTTGTAACTTGGTACTCATGATATAGTTtgggatttggaatttttaGCCACAATCTCTTATTTTCGTTTATGGAATTTTGCATGCAGGTCTGGTGGAggtggagaaaagaaaaagtgatctTACTACCTCAATCTCAAGTAGAGGGTCTTGTTATTAGAGTTGTGTTCAGCTTATTCAATCTCTTTAGTGAGGctgttttgaattttaaagtCTTGTTTCAAATGAGATTTGAGAATGCTAAGTACTTTATTcccatttattttgtttttcagaATTTAGATGTGGCCTACTGTTATGGTAGGACATTGATCTTTTATTAATGTTGTTTTACAGTTAGCTTTTGTGCCTGTTTGCTAAAACTGTTCTTTTCATCA is part of the Quercus robur chromosome 9, dhQueRobu3.1, whole genome shotgun sequence genome and harbors:
- the LOC126699231 gene encoding 60S ribosomal protein L36-2-like gives rise to the protein MAPKQPNTGLCVGANRGHIVTKKELAPRPSDRKGKTSKRVLFVRNLIREVAGLAPYEKRITELLKVGKDKRALKVAKRKLGTHKRAKKKREEMSNTLRKMRSGGGGEKKK